The Benincasa hispida cultivar B227 chromosome 11, ASM972705v1, whole genome shotgun sequence genome has a segment encoding these proteins:
- the LOC120090038 gene encoding uncharacterized protein LOC120090038: protein MEFTIIIPRIPQNFSPIHRTLNPKIHASSKCPNSQLPLPSKSLITPTAENIPTMSEILAAGKAQNLGLRLQTLGPFFRITAKSLESQREIGKAEGLVRVWLRGKILHLESIRLNRESLGMEKSIFGLGLFIGAVAIRYGYDCGCKTAELLAINDSDLYHSKLVRFYTRIGFKSMYEVSGTKLCDIGDMLVWGGIGTRMDADIKALLLKWCTRFKYPSSNPQNSHPLLQTNPH from the exons ATGGAGTTCACAATCATAATTCCCCGAATCCCCCAAAATTTCTCCCCAATTCACagaaccctaaaccctaaaatcCACGCCTCATCCAAATGCCCTAATTCACAATTACCACTCCCATCAAAATCCTTAATCACTCCAACAGCCGAAAATATTCCGACGATGTCGGAGATTCTGGCGGCGGGCAAGGCCCAGAATCTGGGCCTCCGGCTGCAAACTTTGGGGCCGTTCTTCCGAATAACAGCGAAAAGCTTGGAATCGCAGCGAGAGATCGGGAAGGCGGAGGGTTTAGTGAGAGTGTGGTTGCGAGGGAAAATTCTCCATCTGGAATCGATTCGATTGAACAGAGAAAGCTTGGGAATGGAGAAGTCGATCTTTGGACTCGGATTGTTCATCGGCGCTGTTGCGATTCGGTATGGGTATGATTGCGGTTGCAAGACGGCGGAGTTATTGGCCATCAATGACTCCGATCTTTACCATTCCAAg CTGGTCAGATTCTACACAAGGATTGGGTTCAAGAGTATGTATGAAGTGAGTGGCACAAAGTTATGTGACATTGGAGACATGTTGGTGTGGGGAGGTATTGGAACTAGAATGGAtgctgacattaaagcccttctTCTTAAATGGTGTACAAGGTTCAAATACCCATCATCTAACCCACAAAACTCCCACCCTTTGCTTCAAACTAATCCTCATTAG